The following nucleotide sequence is from Synergistaceae bacterium.
CTAATGCAAATTACGTGAAGTTTCCAGATGTTTTTTAGAATTTCCTTGAAAACCTTCCCGAAAAGCCGTGGAATCCTGGAGATTCTTTCACGAGAATCAGCCTGGCGACTTAGATCCTCAAAACTTGGCAAATAACGCGTCGATGTGTTTTAATCATTCATGGAGATTCATGGAAGATGGGAATTCATGGAAGTAAGAATGGGAATGGGAATGGGAATAAGAATGGAAAAGAAAATGGAAGTGAAAAGAAAATGGAAGCGAAAAATGGAAGTAGGATTTTTTCATGGAAGTAGGATTTTTTCATGAGACTCGATTGAATTGGATTGGATTAAATTGGAGTTGGATTGGAGTGGAGTTTTATGCTCGTAAGAGTGAGAGAATTGTGGGAAATTTTTTGGGTTTTTTTCAAAATCGGCATACTGACCTTCGGTGGAGGGTACACGATGCTTCCTCTTTTGCAAAGAGATATCGCGCAACGGCGTCAGTGGGTGACCAACGAGGAGATCATCGACTACTACGCGATAAGCCAAAGCTTGCCTGGTATCATAGCGGCCAACACCTCCATGCTCATCGGCTACAAGAAAGGGAAAATTCCCGGCTTGACCGCCGCGGCGTTGGGCATCGCTTGCCCGTCGCTCCTCATCATCCTGATCATCGCCATGTTCATCGCGAACTTTCTGGACCTGGAGATTGTAGCCCACGCTTTTAACGGCATCCGAGTGGCGGTCACCGTACTGATCGTCAACGCCACCATCAGCATGTGGAAGAGCAGCGTAAAAGACCTGCCTCGTCTTCTCGTTTTCGCGGCGGCGCTGCTCATGTTCGCCTTCGTCAAAATATCCCCTATTTTTCCCGTCGTAGCTGGAGCTGTAGCGGGGATCGCGCTCACAGAAAGGAAAAAAGAGAGATGATTTACGTTACTCTGATCTGCGAATTTCTGAAAGTGGGGCTTTTTTCCATCGGAGGCGGTCTCGCCACCCTGCCTTTTCTTTATCAGCTCGCCGACAAGTACCCTTGGTTCACTCACGCCATGCTCACGGACATGATCGCCATTTCCGAGTCCACTCCCGGTCCCATCGGCCTCAATATGGCCACCTATGCCGGATACTCGGCCGGCGGCGTTTTGGGAGGAGTATTGGCAACCCTATCTCTGCTCACTCCCTCTTTTTTCATCCTTGTGTTTATTGTGAAGATCCTGGACAAGTTCAAAGAGAACCGTTTTGTGACGTCCGCGTTTTACGGCATTAGGCCTGCTGTCACGGCCTTGATCGCCTCGGCTGCGATAGGCATCGCCAAAATCACCTTGGTCGATATCCCCGCCTTTCTCCAGACCGGCGAAGTCACGGATATTTTGCGTTACAAGCAGTCGATCTTATTTTTCGCGATCTTTTATCTAACCAATAAATACAATAAACATCCCGTCTACTACATTGGCGGGGCGGCAATCATCGGTGCTCTTTTCAAGTTTTAGTTTTAGTTTTAGCGGTGAAAGCGTCGCGTCTGATACAATCATGATGTTTGATTTCAACCTTGGGAGGCATAAATGGAATTTTTGACCAACGTATGGCGGAACGTGAGGTCGAGGTTTAGGCGGCCTTCAGGCAAAACGAAAGATTCATCTGAGATATTGCCTGAACAGCCGGAGACCCTGGAGAAACCAGCCCCGGCAATCCCGAAAAAGAAAAAATGGAACAAAAAACCTGCGATCACGATTGCCGCCGGAGTATTGTTACTTGCGTCAGGGGTCGTTTTGTGTTGCTGGGTGTTTTCGCGCTCGTCGACGGCTGAGCGATCAGAGAGTAAACGGGAAGGGATTCCGACTCTTTCAAATTTGGATAAAAATCTTTTCCAGGCTGTGCGGGACGGCGATATGGACTTGGTATATCGATACCTGCGCGAGGGCGCCAACATCAACGCGGTGAACAACGTGGGGAACACACCCATCAAAGTGGCTATCGCGCTGAACAGGGTGGACATCGCGCGAGAGTTGTGCGATGAAGGAGGCGCCAGCTCTTTCACTTCTTTTACTCAGGGGCGAAGTTCTCCTTTGATTTACGCCATCGTGCAAAACAAACCGGAAATTATACGCGAATTACTGAAGTCGATAACAGACGCCAAAAAGATCGTCAATGAAATCGACAGAAACGGACTCACTCCTCTGATGTACGCGGTTGATCGCAATTATGTGGCGGTGGCACGGGAACTGCTGAGGGCGGGAGCCGACGTGGACAAACCCAACAAAGAAGGATATACTCCTTTAATGACAGCCGTGACCGTTGGGAAAGCGGACATGGTTGCTGTGCTTTTGGATGCCGGGGCGGATACGAAAGCCATTTCCCCGGAAGGGGAGACGGCTTTGAGTATAGCTCGGAGAAGAAACAAGCAGGTCATCATCTCTCTCCTCTCTGAAGCACAACAGTCGCGACTTTTGTAAGCTCGATGAGTCCGGACGAAAGGTTTTTTGTTCTTGAGATTGTCCGATGCCGCCGGAACGGCAGACATCGGGCAATGTTTTTTGTTACAATATTCTCCACGTGACACTTTGGGGGCGCGTTTGTTATAGAAAAATTATCTGTGGGGATCAGGATCAATATAAGGGGTGGGTCGAAAGGTGAGCGACAGAACACCGATTCTAAAGCTAGGAAAGCATCAGCCACGCTATCCTTTGATACAGGGAGGTATGGGTGTGGGAATTTCCGGTCCTAGGCTCGCCGGAAACGTCGCGCGACGTGGCGCTGTGGGGACAATTGCAAGTGTGGGGCTCAGCCATAATTCCCCCCACTTCGTTTTGGAAAAAGGAAATTATTTTAGATCTAACGAGATCGTAATAAAAGAGGTGGTGCGTCAGGCTCGGGAAATCGCCGGACCTGATGGGGTATTGGCCGTCAACTGCATGGTGGCCCTGACTGATTATGACACGGAAGTACGAGCCGCGGCCGAGGGGGGGGCGAACGTGATCATCTCTGGAGCGGGGCTTCCCTTGCGTCTGCCCGAGTATACGAAAGACTTTCCCGACGTAGCGCTGATTCCCATCGTCAGCTCCGCTAAAGCAGCCAGCCTGATTGCGCGGCGTTGGGAAAGACAGTACGGCAGGAGCCCCGACGGTTTTGTAGTGGAGGCTCCTTCCACCGCGGGAGGGCATCTGGGCGCTATGACGATGGAGCAGGTATACGATCCCGCGCTCTCCATCGAGG
It contains:
- a CDS encoding nitronate monooxygenase family protein; amino-acid sequence: MSDRTPILKLGKHQPRYPLIQGGMGVGISGPRLAGNVARRGAVGTIASVGLSHNSPHFVLEKGNYFRSNEIVIKEVVRQAREIAGPDGVLAVNCMVALTDYDTEVRAAAEGGANVIISGAGLPLRLPEYTKDFPDVALIPIVSSAKAASLIARRWERQYGRSPDGFVVEAPSTAGGHLGAMTMEQVYDPALSIEVTLPATVRFVAEEMKSDIPVIAAGGVWDRKDMERMFELGAKGVQMGTRFACTIEGDASDRFKQAYIEAKEEDVVLIHSPAGLPGRAIKNPFVSQYLQGQVESNPCFANCLTHCRYRKTRETFCIALALVDAFNGNWEKGLFFCGSNVGKVNKVETVQEIIEELFGAK
- a CDS encoding ankyrin repeat domain-containing protein; this translates as MEFLTNVWRNVRSRFRRPSGKTKDSSEILPEQPETLEKPAPAIPKKKKWNKKPAITIAAGVLLLASGVVLCCWVFSRSSTAERSESKREGIPTLSNLDKNLFQAVRDGDMDLVYRYLREGANINAVNNVGNTPIKVAIALNRVDIARELCDEGGASSFTSFTQGRSSPLIYAIVQNKPEIIRELLKSITDAKKIVNEIDRNGLTPLMYAVDRNYVAVARELLRAGADVDKPNKEGYTPLMTAVTVGKADMVAVLLDAGADTKAISPEGETALSIARRRNKQVIISLLSEAQQSRLL
- a CDS encoding chromate transporter — translated: MLVRVRELWEIFWVFFKIGILTFGGGYTMLPLLQRDIAQRRQWVTNEEIIDYYAISQSLPGIIAANTSMLIGYKKGKIPGLTAAALGIACPSLLIILIIAMFIANFLDLEIVAHAFNGIRVAVTVLIVNATISMWKSSVKDLPRLLVFAAALLMFAFVKISPIFPVVAGAVAGIALTERKKER
- a CDS encoding chromate transporter, producing the protein MIYVTLICEFLKVGLFSIGGGLATLPFLYQLADKYPWFTHAMLTDMIAISESTPGPIGLNMATYAGYSAGGVLGGVLATLSLLTPSFFILVFIVKILDKFKENRFVTSAFYGIRPAVTALIASAAIGIAKITLVDIPAFLQTGEVTDILRYKQSILFFAIFYLTNKYNKHPVYYIGGAAIIGALFKF